The following are encoded in a window of Solibacillus sp. FSL R7-0668 genomic DNA:
- a CDS encoding phage minor head protein → MNQLEIRKQVNKLIADAETKLDLVFAKMLKEVLSDIEKMYKKYQVKGELSYTDLNKYNRMHSLFERITELASDEYKVIIKEIADMRKTVYLETYLQHAYLFEVFSSIDMGFQVPSINVINAALVNPIEFLSLPKVLTNHRNQIVHDLQILITQSLIRGDSYWDIAREIERKMGFSRTKAITVARTEAGRAQSVAAEKASEQASKYATMGKMWASSLDFRVRSSHRKLDGQRADKDGYFHYQKLKAKGPMMWMRADMDINCRCMVIHLVNGMLPTVRRGRNFNDPNYQKRFKDMVKKYMDDEDLTFAQALAKADKNVNAPSVVFDSYISYEDWYKKMTG, encoded by the coding sequence ATGAATCAATTAGAGATTCGCAAGCAGGTCAATAAATTAATCGCTGATGCAGAAACAAAGCTAGATTTAGTCTTTGCAAAGATGTTGAAAGAGGTTCTTAGCGACATCGAAAAAATGTATAAGAAATATCAGGTGAAGGGTGAGCTCTCTTACACTGATCTAAATAAATACAATCGTATGCACAGCCTTTTTGAGCGCATTACGGAATTGGCATCTGATGAATACAAGGTGATCATCAAAGAAATAGCAGATATGAGAAAAACGGTATACCTCGAGACTTATTTGCAGCATGCTTATTTGTTCGAGGTTTTTTCGTCCATCGATATGGGTTTCCAAGTGCCGTCCATTAATGTTATTAATGCTGCGTTAGTTAATCCAATTGAATTTTTATCGCTACCTAAAGTGCTCACAAATCATCGCAATCAAATTGTTCATGATTTGCAGATATTAATTACACAGTCTCTTATCCGCGGTGATAGCTATTGGGATATCGCGAGGGAAATCGAAAGAAAGATGGGATTTAGCCGAACTAAAGCAATTACTGTAGCACGTACTGAAGCTGGACGAGCCCAGTCTGTTGCAGCTGAAAAGGCATCGGAGCAAGCTAGTAAATATGCAACAATGGGAAAAATGTGGGCGAGCTCATTAGATTTTCGTGTACGTTCATCTCATAGAAAGTTGGATGGCCAACGTGCAGATAAAGACGGTTATTTCCATTACCAAAAGTTGAAAGCAAAAGGTCCGATGATGTGGATGCGCGCAGATATGGATATTAATTGCCGCTGTATGGTGATCCATTTGGTTAATGGGATGTTGCCGACTGTACGGAGAGGACGTAATTTTAACGATCCAAACTATCAAAAACGATTTAAAGATATGGTTAAGAAATACATGGATGATGAAGATTTAACGTTTGCGCAGGCGCTTGCTAAAGCTGACAAGAATGTTAATGCGCCGTCCGTTGTTTTTGACAGCTATATCAGTTATGAAGATTGGTATAAGAAAATGACAGGTTAG
- a CDS encoding phage portal protein, producing the protein MRMHTDELVEHIKQNAPKVTDEIKKIYDAFDSSKMLQGPRYYKNESDILSRPIYTYIDEVKVNDPDATNEKIPSGLHKILVDQKVAYLAGEPMVFGSNSDNAKQLELLKDLIGERWEDTLPELIKNASNKGLEWLHPFVNEDGEFDYMIADAENVIPLYDNKQRNKLVGVIRFYHVGEKQIKLELWTADDVTYYEIIDDKIYLDAEQEINPAAHFYSADGAQGKSWGKVPFIKFANNAEELSDLHFNKRAIDAFELLVSDAQNTLSDMPEVFTALVGYEGTNLQEYRTNLKRFKTVKLDDDGDIKTFNAQVPTDAYSLQAEMLRKNIITSGQGVDPSPDVIGDAPSGVALEHLYSLLDMKASMLERKFTLALREFMFFVEVYCKEANVGDFDSRDVTYTFNKMLLTNEKEIIEMANNSVGIISNETIRENHPWVKDTAQEQERLKREQDEFNSRLPPLDNDFEDGE; encoded by the coding sequence ATGAGAATGCACACAGATGAATTAGTGGAGCATATTAAACAAAATGCCCCAAAAGTTACCGATGAAATTAAAAAGATTTACGATGCTTTTGACAGTAGCAAGATGTTACAAGGTCCACGCTACTACAAAAATGAATCCGATATTTTAAGCCGTCCTATTTACACGTATATCGATGAGGTAAAAGTTAATGATCCAGATGCAACTAACGAAAAGATTCCGAGTGGCTTGCATAAGATTCTAGTTGATCAAAAGGTTGCTTATTTAGCCGGGGAGCCGATGGTATTCGGCAGCAATAGCGATAACGCCAAGCAACTGGAACTACTAAAGGATTTAATCGGAGAGCGCTGGGAAGATACGTTACCCGAATTGATTAAAAATGCATCGAACAAAGGGCTTGAATGGCTTCACCCTTTCGTCAATGAAGATGGCGAGTTTGATTACATGATTGCTGATGCTGAAAATGTTATCCCACTATACGATAACAAGCAGCGCAACAAATTAGTTGGCGTTATCCGTTTTTATCATGTTGGCGAAAAGCAAATTAAGCTTGAATTGTGGACAGCTGATGATGTCACTTATTACGAAATCATTGACGATAAGATTTATTTGGATGCCGAGCAAGAAATTAATCCAGCTGCGCATTTTTATAGTGCTGACGGTGCTCAGGGGAAATCATGGGGTAAAGTACCGTTTATTAAATTTGCGAACAATGCAGAGGAATTGAGCGATTTGCATTTTAACAAGCGTGCTATTGATGCATTTGAGCTACTTGTGAGCGATGCACAAAATACGTTGTCTGATATGCCTGAAGTGTTTACGGCACTTGTTGGCTATGAAGGAACGAACTTGCAAGAGTACCGTACCAATTTGAAGCGCTTCAAAACCGTTAAATTAGATGATGATGGCGATATTAAAACATTCAACGCGCAGGTACCGACCGATGCCTATTCTTTGCAAGCCGAAATGCTGCGTAAAAATATCATTACGTCTGGACAAGGCGTTGACCCAAGTCCTGACGTTATCGGTGATGCTCCAAGCGGTGTTGCATTAGAACATTTATACAGCTTATTGGACATGAAGGCTTCAATGCTTGAGCGCAAATTTACGCTTGCATTGCGAGAGTTCATGTTTTTTGTTGAGGTTTATTGCAAAGAGGCAAATGTGGGTGACTTTGATTCTCGTGATGTTACGTACACATTTAATAAAATGTTGCTCACGAATGAAAAAGAAATCATTGAGATGGCTAATAATTCTGTCGGCATCATTTCCAACGAAACGATTCGCGAAAATCACCCTTGGGTAAAAGATACAGCGCAAGAACAGGAGCGTTTGAAGCGTGAACAAGATGAATTTAATTCACGCCTCCCACCACTCGATAATGATTTTGAAGACGGTGAATAA
- a CDS encoding PBSX family phage terminase large subunit translates to MAVKKLSELLPKAFHPIWKAALAEEILHIVCKGGRGSGKSSDIAHIITQLLMRYPVNAVGIRKVDNTIEGSIFEQMKWAIHEQGVSHLFKINKSPMRITYIPRGNYMIFRGAQDPARIKSLKSAQFPFTLGWIEEMAEFKTEDEITTITNSLLRGELDDGLFYKFFYSYNPPKRRQSWVNKKFESSFQPKNTFVHHSTYLDNPFISKQFIEEANAAKERNELRYRWEYLGEAIGSGVVPFDNLAIEKGSITDEMVAAFDNIRNGIDYGYATDPLAFVRWHYDKKKNAIFAIDEVYGVKISNRELSKKLHAKGYENDRIAAESAEPKSNAELKNELGIKKIYPVKKGPDSVEYGEEWLDDLDAIYIDPLRTPNIAREFENIDYQTDRDGNPIPRLEDKDNHTIDATRYAFEEDMKNKKGLSFLT, encoded by the coding sequence ATGGCAGTTAAAAAGCTTTCAGAACTATTACCAAAAGCCTTCCACCCAATTTGGAAAGCTGCATTAGCAGAAGAAATCCTTCACATCGTCTGTAAGGGTGGTCGTGGTAGTGGTAAATCATCAGATATAGCGCACATAATTACGCAGTTACTTATGCGTTACCCAGTAAATGCAGTGGGTATTCGTAAGGTGGACAATACCATTGAAGGCTCTATTTTCGAGCAAATGAAATGGGCCATTCATGAGCAAGGTGTTTCGCATCTGTTCAAAATCAACAAGTCACCTATGCGTATTACTTACATTCCACGTGGTAACTATATGATTTTCCGAGGTGCACAGGACCCAGCGCGAATTAAATCATTAAAAAGTGCACAGTTTCCGTTTACACTTGGTTGGATTGAGGAAATGGCTGAATTTAAAACAGAAGATGAAATTACGACTATCACTAACTCGTTATTACGTGGCGAATTGGATGATGGTCTTTTTTATAAGTTCTTTTACAGTTACAATCCACCGAAACGTAGGCAATCATGGGTAAATAAAAAGTTTGAGAGCTCGTTCCAGCCTAAGAATACATTTGTTCACCATTCAACGTATCTCGATAACCCGTTCATTTCAAAACAGTTTATCGAGGAAGCGAATGCGGCTAAAGAGCGTAATGAATTACGTTACCGCTGGGAATATCTTGGCGAAGCAATCGGCTCGGGTGTTGTACCATTTGATAATTTGGCCATTGAAAAAGGCTCTATTACAGATGAAATGGTAGCAGCCTTTGATAATATCCGGAATGGGATTGACTATGGATATGCTACGGACCCGCTTGCATTCGTGCGCTGGCATTACGACAAGAAGAAAAATGCTATCTTTGCGATTGATGAAGTGTATGGCGTTAAGATTAGTAACCGTGAACTTTCTAAAAAGTTACATGCAAAGGGCTATGAGAATGACCGTATTGCAGCTGAGAGCGCCGAGCCGAAATCGAATGCAGAATTAAAGAATGAACTAGGCATTAAAAAGATTTATCCAGTTAAAAAAGGCCCTGACTCGGTGGAGTACGGTGAGGAATGGTTAGATGATTTAGACGCCATTTACATTGACCCATTACGCACGCCAAATATTGCGAGGGAGTTCGAAAATATTGATTATCAGACAGACCGTGATGGCAATCCTATCCCGCGTTTAGAGGATAAGGATAATCATACGATTGACGCCACGCGCTATGCGTTTGAGGAAGATATGAAGAATAAGAAGGGGCTTTCGTTCCTAACATAA
- a CDS encoding terminase small subunit: MPLIERKLTVKQQAFADYYIELGNATEAAKKAGYSQKYAAQNTDKLLKNTNVSAYIENRMKEIQSQRIADQEEVMELLTSVLRGEARSAVLRGIGEGAQVIEEYMPPTTTERIRAAELIGKRYALFTDKQEINANVTPIFVDDISGDNNGS; this comes from the coding sequence ATGCCATTGATTGAACGTAAATTAACAGTAAAACAGCAGGCTTTTGCTGACTACTATATTGAGTTAGGAAATGCGACAGAAGCTGCAAAAAAGGCTGGATATAGCCAAAAGTACGCAGCGCAGAATACAGACAAATTACTAAAAAATACTAATGTTTCTGCTTATATAGAAAATCGGATGAAAGAAATCCAATCTCAACGTATCGCTGACCAGGAAGAAGTGATGGAGCTATTGACTTCTGTTTTACGTGGTGAAGCTCGTTCTGCGGTTCTGCGTGGTATCGGTGAGGGTGCGCAAGTGATTGAAGAATACATGCCACCAACAACCACTGAGCGCATCCGTGCAGCTGAATTGATCGGGAAACGATACGCTCTTTTCACAGACAAGCAAGAAATCAATGCCAATGTCACACCTATTTTCGTAGACGATATAAGCGGTGATAACAATGGCAGTTAA
- a CDS encoding YfbU family protein, with protein sequence MNDEQRLLLLNQYDILSKLDPEDNYYSKCRDILANGYEVLYSEISNRLSEPMSSEQGGFVIDVLQMYRVLNTSYEQLEDKENITDFDVAFKGFDGNEEGKYYSFAQFFLDDYNRFGELKENESFSYNSHSNRVEKYSRMVMLWKDTADRYNDNLTAEEIKSIINA encoded by the coding sequence ATGAATGATGAACAAAGATTATTATTGTTAAATCAATATGACATACTTTCGAAATTAGATCCTGAAGATAACTACTATTCGAAATGTAGGGATATTTTAGCGAATGGATATGAAGTTTTATATTCAGAGATTAGCAATCGTTTATCGGAACCTATGAGTAGTGAACAAGGGGGTTTTGTGATTGATGTACTTCAAATGTATAGGGTTTTAAATACTTCATATGAACAACTTGAAGATAAAGAGAATATTACAGATTTCGACGTTGCTTTCAAAGGGTTCGATGGAAATGAAGAAGGAAAATATTATTCTTTCGCACAATTCTTTTTAGATGACTATAACCGTTTCGGAGAATTAAAAGAAAACGAATCTTTTAGTTATAACTCTCATAGCAACAGAGTGGAAAAGTATAGTCGAATGGTGATGTTATGGAAAGATACTGCAGACAGATATAATGATAACTTAACTGCAGAAGAAATAAAAAGTATAATAAACGCTTAA
- a CDS encoding RusA family crossover junction endodeoxyribonuclease yields the protein MTIEFFMPMKPPTTTHQQKQVTVRNGKPAFYEPEELKAARAKLMGHLGQHTPALKYNSTLRLMVKWCFPITADHHDGEYKYTKPDTDNLQKLLKDCMTDCGYWEDDALVASEIVEKFWAKIPGIYIRIEAI from the coding sequence ATGACGATTGAATTTTTTATGCCAATGAAACCACCAACTACTACGCACCAGCAAAAGCAAGTGACTGTTCGAAATGGTAAGCCGGCATTTTATGAGCCAGAAGAATTAAAGGCAGCACGTGCAAAGTTAATGGGACACCTTGGCCAACATACACCAGCTTTAAAATATAATTCGACTTTACGTTTAATGGTGAAGTGGTGTTTTCCTATTACTGCGGATCACCATGATGGCGAATACAAATATACGAAGCCTGATACCGACAACCTTCAAAAATTGTTAAAGGATTGCATGACAGATTGTGGATACTGGGAAGATGATGCTTTAGTAGCTTCTGAGATTGTCGAAAAGTTTTGGGCAAAGATTCCCGGCATCTATATTCGAATTGAGGCGATTTGA
- a CDS encoding AAA family ATPase: protein MENKMDLIPLLKYIDPAMLDYQEWLNVGMALKTEGYTAADWDSWSVSDSRYKTGECFKKWTTFEGNGITGATITQMAKDNGWQPKYLSDENAHELDWNDEISADADYKFIDKNWIEGKEIVEPVHWNPVSEITRYLEALFQSTDNVGYVTETYAITDEETGESIYKPTKGASDRTAGQLIEALNKCEGDIGSVLGDYKEEAGAWIRFNPLDGKGVKNENVSDFRYALVESDNMAIDKQNAILRELELPIAVLVHSGKRSIHAIVRVDAPNYDEYRKRVDYLYNVCKKNGLSLDNQNRNPSRLSRLPGIVRNGKKQFIIDTNIGKADWEEWHEWIEDLNDDLPDIESLEDVFENLPELSPPIIEGILRQGHKMLIAGPSKAGKSFSLIALSIAIAEGVKWLNWQCTQGRVLYVNLELDRPSALHRFKDVYQAMGLRPNNIRNIDIWNLRGKVVPMDKLAPKLIRRAQKKGFTAVIIDPIYKVLTGDENSAEQMAHFTNQFDKVATELGASVIYCHHHSKGGQGGKKSMDRSSGSGVFARDPDAIIDLVELELSEDILKQQAEKVTCEVYSNAIKQVNFNYFDENVGPDDEQSVSQMYTHAKRILTDPAIAARAEAEISRAVQTINMRSAWRVEGTLREYPKFEAVNMWFQYPVHRIDETGILKDIKLDEPSKPSWKQNFDKKKSPEEAKKARNDAVDAAYEACSIDEEITIKAMAEYMGITERTVRNRIKEHGEFDINEGNVTRKEK from the coding sequence TTGGAAAATAAAATGGATTTAATTCCTCTTCTTAAATATATAGATCCTGCAATGCTCGATTATCAGGAATGGCTAAATGTCGGTATGGCTCTCAAAACAGAGGGCTATACCGCAGCTGATTGGGATAGCTGGAGTGTTTCAGATAGCCGTTATAAAACGGGCGAATGCTTCAAAAAATGGACAACATTCGAGGGTAATGGCATTACCGGTGCAACTATTACGCAAATGGCCAAGGATAACGGATGGCAGCCAAAGTATTTAAGCGATGAAAATGCTCATGAGCTTGATTGGAATGATGAAATCAGTGCAGATGCAGATTATAAGTTCATTGATAAAAACTGGATTGAAGGCAAGGAAATTGTTGAACCGGTTCATTGGAATCCCGTTAGTGAAATTACCCGTTATTTAGAAGCGCTGTTCCAGTCTACTGACAACGTGGGCTATGTAACTGAAACGTATGCAATAACAGATGAGGAAACTGGCGAAAGTATTTATAAGCCAACAAAAGGGGCTTCGGACAGAACGGCTGGGCAGTTAATTGAGGCATTAAATAAATGTGAAGGTGATATCGGTTCTGTCCTTGGTGACTATAAAGAGGAAGCCGGCGCCTGGATCCGTTTCAATCCTTTAGATGGAAAAGGCGTGAAAAATGAGAACGTATCCGATTTTCGGTATGCATTAGTTGAATCTGACAATATGGCCATTGATAAACAGAATGCAATTTTACGAGAATTAGAGCTACCTATTGCTGTACTCGTCCACAGTGGAAAACGTAGTATTCACGCAATCGTGCGTGTAGATGCTCCGAATTATGACGAATATCGTAAACGAGTGGACTATTTATATAACGTGTGTAAAAAGAATGGTCTGAGCTTAGATAATCAAAATCGAAATCCTTCTCGATTAAGTCGTTTGCCTGGTATTGTTCGCAACGGTAAAAAGCAGTTCATCATTGATACGAATATTGGTAAAGCCGACTGGGAAGAGTGGCACGAATGGATTGAGGATTTAAACGATGACTTACCAGATATCGAGAGCCTAGAGGATGTATTTGAAAATTTACCTGAGCTTTCACCACCAATTATTGAAGGCATTCTTCGACAAGGCCACAAGATGTTAATTGCTGGACCATCAAAAGCGGGCAAATCCTTCTCGCTTATTGCTTTATCAATTGCCATAGCTGAGGGCGTTAAGTGGCTGAATTGGCAATGTACACAAGGCAGAGTATTATACGTCAACCTTGAGCTAGATCGCCCAAGTGCTTTGCATCGATTCAAAGATGTATACCAGGCGATGGGCTTACGACCAAATAATATTCGCAATATCGATATTTGGAACTTGCGTGGGAAGGTAGTACCAATGGACAAACTTGCTCCTAAGTTAATCCGTCGCGCGCAGAAAAAAGGCTTTACTGCTGTAATCATTGACCCGATTTATAAAGTTTTAACAGGCGATGAAAACAGTGCAGAGCAAATGGCCCATTTCACGAATCAATTCGACAAAGTTGCAACAGAGTTAGGCGCTAGCGTTATATATTGTCACCATCATTCTAAAGGTGGGCAGGGCGGTAAAAAATCGATGGACCGTTCTTCTGGTTCAGGTGTATTTGCACGAGACCCAGACGCGATTATTGATTTAGTAGAGCTAGAATTAAGTGAAGATATTTTAAAGCAGCAGGCTGAAAAAGTAACATGCGAGGTTTATAGCAATGCGATTAAGCAAGTGAATTTCAATTATTTTGACGAGAATGTTGGGCCAGATGATGAGCAGAGCGTTTCCCAAATGTATACTCATGCGAAACGTATTTTAACAGATCCAGCGATTGCAGCACGAGCCGAAGCCGAAATTAGTCGAGCCGTCCAAACAATCAATATGCGTTCAGCTTGGCGCGTGGAGGGTACGCTACGTGAATATCCAAAGTTTGAAGCTGTTAATATGTGGTTCCAGTATCCGGTGCATCGGATTGATGAAACGGGCATCTTGAAAGATATTAAGCTAGATGAGCCAAGCAAACCGAGCTGGAAACAAAATTTTGACAAGAAGAAGTCACCTGAAGAAGCCAAAAAAGCACGTAATGATGCAGTCGATGCAGCCTATGAAGCTTGCAGTATAGATGAAGAAATTACCATAAAGGCAATGGCAGAATATATGGGGATAACAGAAAGGACCGTTCGAAATCGAATTAAAGAGCACGGGGAATTCGATATTAATGAAGGGAACGTTACAAGGAAGGAAAAGTAG
- a CDS encoding MazG-like family protein, whose protein sequence is MDKLVSQVGQWSIEKGLHQADSSKQFLKVTEEVGEVAAALARNDKDALKDGIGDVVVTLIILAQQNNLTLHECLQCAYDEIKGRTGQMVNGVFVKSSDL, encoded by the coding sequence ATGGATAAATTAGTATCACAAGTCGGGCAATGGTCAATCGAGAAAGGTTTACACCAAGCTGATTCCAGTAAACAATTTTTAAAAGTAACAGAGGAAGTTGGTGAGGTTGCAGCTGCATTGGCTCGCAATGACAAAGATGCATTAAAAGATGGAATCGGTGATGTGGTTGTAACACTAATCATTCTTGCACAACAAAATAATCTAACGTTACATGAATGCTTGCAATGCGCTTACGACGAAATTAAGGGGCGCACTGGTCAAATGGTCAATGGCGTATTCGTTAAATCAAGCGATTTATAA
- a CDS encoding HNH endonuclease, which translates to MAMNKKRQAIWDKSNGHCWYCGCQLGEKGWHADHFEPVVRNLVTGKPHFPERDNEGNLVPACASCNINKHSMPLESWRKIIAGYVVSLNRDSTQYKVAKRYGLIQEKEVEVKFWYELNGLY; encoded by the coding sequence ATGGCGATGAATAAAAAGAGACAAGCAATTTGGGACAAGTCGAACGGGCATTGTTGGTATTGCGGTTGTCAATTAGGTGAAAAAGGTTGGCATGCTGATCATTTCGAGCCAGTAGTGAGAAATTTAGTTACAGGTAAACCTCATTTCCCGGAGCGAGATAACGAAGGCAATCTAGTTCCAGCATGTGCATCTTGTAATATTAACAAGCATTCAATGCCTTTAGAATCCTGGAGAAAGATTATTGCTGGGTATGTGGTTAGTTTAAATCGCGATTCCACGCAATATAAAGTTGCCAAGCGGTACGGATTAATTCAAGAAAAAGAGGTTGAGGTTAAATTTTGGTATGAACTGAATGGATTATATTGA
- a CDS encoding DEAD/DEAH box helicase: MQLRDYQEEAREAIHGQWAEGVKKTLLVLPTGCGKTIVFSKVIEDRVKLGERVLVLAHRGELLEQAADKLEKSTGLKTATEKAQETSIGSWFRVVVGSVQTMMRESRLERFPKDFFDTIIIDEAHHCISDSYQRILNYFDQANVLGVTATPDRGDMKNLGTVFESLAFEYTLPKAIKSGYLSPIKALTIPLKLDLSGVGQQAGDFSTSQLGSALDPYLESIADEMIRVAKDRKIVVFLPLVKTSQKFTEILNQKGFRAAEVNGESKDRAEILEDFDNDKYNVLCNSMLLTEGWDCPSVDCVVVLRPTKVRALYSQMVGRGTRLHPGKEDLLLLDFLWHTERHELCHPAHLIAQNDEVAKLMTKQIEEAGIPLDLEVVEQQAAEDAVAQREEALAKQLAEMKKRKRALVDPLQFEMSIQAEDLANYVPSFGWEMGPASDQQIKKLEKMGIFPDQIDNAGKASKLLDRIEKRREQGLTTPKQIRFLESRGFNHVGTWSFDNAKCLIDRIAANGWRIPDGINPAEYKG, from the coding sequence ATGCAGTTACGTGATTATCAAGAAGAGGCACGTGAAGCCATTCATGGACAATGGGCAGAGGGCGTCAAAAAGACGCTCCTTGTCCTACCTACTGGGTGTGGTAAAACTATCGTATTTAGTAAGGTTATTGAAGATCGTGTGAAATTAGGCGAGCGCGTTCTTGTATTGGCGCATCGAGGAGAGTTACTCGAGCAAGCAGCAGATAAGTTAGAGAAATCAACCGGACTTAAAACAGCTACAGAAAAAGCACAAGAAACGTCTATTGGCAGTTGGTTCCGTGTTGTGGTGGGTAGTGTGCAGACAATGATGCGTGAAAGCCGATTAGAGCGCTTTCCAAAGGATTTCTTTGACACAATTATCATTGACGAAGCTCATCATTGTATTTCAGATAGCTATCAACGCATATTGAATTATTTTGATCAAGCTAATGTTCTAGGTGTAACAGCTACACCAGACCGAGGCGATATGAAAAATTTAGGTACAGTATTTGAAAGTTTAGCTTTTGAGTACACCTTACCAAAGGCAATCAAAAGTGGCTATTTAAGTCCGATTAAGGCACTAACAATTCCACTGAAATTAGATTTATCTGGAGTCGGACAGCAAGCAGGTGATTTTAGTACAAGTCAATTAGGTTCAGCGCTAGATCCATACCTAGAATCCATCGCAGATGAAATGATACGAGTTGCGAAAGACCGTAAAATTGTCGTCTTTCTTCCATTAGTAAAGACGAGCCAGAAGTTCACAGAAATTTTGAATCAAAAAGGTTTCCGTGCAGCTGAGGTAAATGGTGAATCCAAGGACCGTGCAGAAATACTTGAAGATTTTGATAATGATAAATATAACGTGCTTTGTAATTCTATGCTACTCACTGAAGGCTGGGATTGTCCTTCTGTTGATTGTGTTGTTGTATTACGACCAACAAAAGTACGAGCATTATATAGCCAGATGGTTGGGCGTGGTACCCGGTTACATCCTGGTAAAGAAGATTTATTATTGCTCGATTTCCTATGGCATACAGAGCGCCATGAATTATGTCATCCTGCCCATTTAATTGCACAAAATGATGAAGTGGCTAAATTGATGACGAAGCAAATTGAAGAAGCTGGCATCCCCTTAGATTTAGAAGTTGTCGAGCAACAAGCTGCTGAAGATGCAGTTGCTCAACGTGAGGAAGCATTAGCAAAGCAACTAGCTGAAATGAAGAAGCGAAAACGTGCTTTAGTAGACCCTTTGCAATTCGAAATGAGCATCCAAGCAGAAGACTTAGCCAATTACGTTCCTTCATTTGGTTGGGAAATGGGACCAGCGAGCGATCAGCAAATTAAGAAGCTGGAGAAAATGGGCATTTTCCCTGACCAAATTGATAATGCCGGTAAAGCAAGTAAATTATTAGACCGCATTGAAAAGCGTCGTGAACAAGGGCTTACTACACCAAAACAAATTCGTTTCTTAGAAAGCCGTGGCTTCAATCATGTAGGAACGTGGTCATTTGATAATGCTAAGTGTTTAATTGACCGCATTGCCGCAAACGGTTGGCGCATTCCAGATGGGATTAATCCTGCTGAGTACAAAGGATAG
- a CDS encoding ATP-binding protein produces the protein MNITRGKVATAQKVVLYGPEGIGKSSLAAQFPEPGFIDTEGSTGNMDVARFDKPTSWSFMLQQLDYVKQNRPFKTLVIDTVDWAERMAIEHICNINQKTSIEDFGYGSGYIKLEEEMGRFLNLLQDIVDQGINIVLTAHAQIRKFEQPDEMGAYDRYELKLGKKTSARTSSLVKEWADMVLFINYKTYSVATDDKGRKHKAQGGTRTMYTTHHPAWDAKNRHGLPDELPLDYAQIAHIFEVNVQQQQPAQVTQTWSSLPPVHVEQPQQTVPQPVPEQQAPTQSEPPVQQPQPVQLNPAIPKALQDLMIPNNVSEAEIQAVVSNKGYYPMGTPIMNYDPGFIDGVLVAAWQQVYGMVLELREANLPF, from the coding sequence ATGAATATTACGCGAGGTAAAGTTGCCACTGCGCAAAAAGTTGTTTTATACGGGCCTGAGGGTATTGGAAAATCCTCATTAGCGGCTCAATTTCCGGAACCTGGCTTTATCGATACTGAAGGTAGTACTGGAAATATGGATGTAGCTCGATTTGACAAGCCGACAAGTTGGTCGTTTATGTTGCAACAGCTTGATTACGTAAAGCAAAATCGACCATTTAAAACTTTAGTAATTGATACAGTCGATTGGGCGGAACGCATGGCAATTGAACATATTTGTAATATCAATCAAAAAACAAGTATTGAAGATTTCGGCTATGGTTCGGGTTATATCAAATTAGAAGAGGAAATGGGCCGCTTCCTTAACTTATTACAAGACATCGTAGACCAAGGTATTAACATCGTTTTAACTGCTCACGCACAAATTCGTAAATTTGAGCAGCCCGACGAAATGGGCGCGTATGATCGTTACGAATTGAAGCTCGGTAAAAAGACGTCAGCACGTACATCATCACTAGTAAAAGAATGGGCTGATATGGTTCTTTTCATTAATTACAAAACGTACAGCGTGGCTACAGACGATAAAGGGCGCAAGCATAAAGCGCAAGGTGGTACACGCACAATGTATACAACGCATCACCCAGCTTGGGACGCTAAAAATCGTCATGGTTTACCAGATGAGTTGCCATTAGATTATGCACAAATTGCCCATATTTTTGAGGTGAATGTGCAACAGCAACAACCGGCACAAGTAACACAAACGTGGTCTTCATTACCACCGGTACATGTAGAGCAGCCACAACAAACAGTTCCACAACCGGTTCCAGAACAACAAGCACCAACGCAATCGGAGCCACCTGTTCAGCAACCACAACCGGTGCAATTAAATCCAGCTATTCCAAAAGCATTACAGGATTTAATGATTCCGAATAATGTATCTGAAGCAGAGATTCAAGCGGTGGTTAGCAATAAAGGCTATTACCCAATGGGCACACCAATCATGAATTATGATCCAGGCTTTATTGATGGTGTATTAGTGGCTGCATGGCAGCAAGTATACGGAATGGTATTAGAGCTTCGTGAAGCAAATCTACCATTTTAA